One part of the Micrococcus sp. 2A genome encodes these proteins:
- a CDS encoding aldo/keto reductase, whose product MTTDPHAAEPRGPHAAAPDLTAPDLGADVPATVTLTGTGVAGVEMPRIGLGTWRLAGEEGADAVHAALAAGYRHVDTAENYGNEDAVGLAVARALAEGVLTRDELFLTTKFNREHHGGPERVRPAVEASLRRLGVDHADLVLIHWPNPEQDRYVETAAALAGLVETGLIRAWGVSNFTAEHLDRLAEAGLRAPVDQIQVDPVAAIPGWQAAVHAHGAVVTAYSPIGRAELGIETREAITAAVARTGRTVQQVVLRWHLQHGRVVIPKSADPARQAENLDLLSFSLTPAEMAGIDALDDGSGPRQHPETFGH is encoded by the coding sequence GTGACGACTGACCCGCACGCCGCGGAGCCCCGCGGCCCCCACGCCGCCGCCCCCGACCTCACCGCGCCCGACCTCGGCGCCGACGTCCCCGCCACCGTCACGCTGACGGGCACGGGCGTGGCTGGCGTCGAGATGCCCCGGATCGGGCTGGGCACGTGGCGCCTGGCCGGGGAGGAGGGCGCCGACGCGGTGCACGCGGCCCTCGCGGCCGGCTACCGCCACGTCGACACGGCGGAGAACTACGGCAACGAGGACGCGGTGGGCCTCGCCGTCGCCCGGGCCCTCGCCGAGGGCGTGCTCACCCGCGACGAGCTGTTCCTCACCACGAAGTTCAACAGGGAGCACCACGGCGGCCCGGAGCGGGTGCGGCCCGCCGTCGAGGCCTCCCTGCGCCGCCTGGGCGTGGACCATGCCGACCTCGTGCTCATCCACTGGCCCAATCCCGAGCAGGACCGGTACGTGGAGACGGCGGCCGCGCTCGCGGGCCTCGTGGAGACGGGCCTGATCCGCGCGTGGGGCGTCTCCAACTTCACGGCCGAGCACCTGGACCGCCTCGCGGAGGCCGGACTGCGGGCCCCGGTCGACCAGATCCAGGTGGACCCCGTGGCCGCGATCCCCGGCTGGCAGGCCGCCGTCCACGCGCACGGCGCCGTGGTCACGGCCTACTCGCCCATCGGCCGCGCCGAGCTCGGCATCGAGACCCGCGAGGCGATCACGGCCGCCGTCGCCCGGACGGGGCGCACCGTGCAGCAGGTGGTGTTGCGCTGGCACCTGCAGCACGGGCGCGTCGTCATCCCCAAGTCGGCGGATCCGGCGCGCCAGGCCGAGAACCTGGACCTCCTCTCCTTCTCCCTCACGCCCGCGGAGATGGCCGGGATCGACGCGCTCGACGACGGCTCCGGCCCCCGGCAGCACCCGGAGACGTTCGGGCACTGA
- the aroQ gene encoding type II 3-dehydroquinate dehydratase: MTDQSARTVFVLNGPNLNLLGTREPEVYGTATLDDVRDLTEARAAQHGLAVEFRQSNHEGVLIDWIHEAREAAVGIVLNPGGFTHTSVAIRDALSAVEIPAVEVHLSNVHAREPFRHHSYLSPVVEAVIAGAGVHGYAYAVEQIAHLASED, translated from the coding sequence ATGACCGACCAGAGCGCCCGCACCGTGTTCGTCCTCAACGGCCCGAACCTGAACCTGCTCGGCACGCGCGAGCCGGAGGTCTACGGGACGGCCACCCTCGACGACGTCCGCGACCTCACCGAGGCACGCGCGGCGCAGCACGGCCTCGCCGTGGAGTTCCGCCAGTCCAACCACGAGGGCGTGCTGATCGACTGGATCCACGAGGCGCGGGAGGCCGCCGTCGGGATCGTGCTGAACCCGGGCGGCTTCACCCACACGTCCGTCGCGATCCGGGACGCGCTGTCCGCCGTCGAGATCCCGGCCGTGGAGGTGCACCTGAGCAACGTGCACGCCCGCGAGCCGTTCCGGCACCACTCCTACCTCTCCCCCGTGGTCGAGGCGGTCATCGCCGGTGCGGGCGTGCACGGCTACGCGTACGCCGTGGAGCAGATCGCGCACCTCGCGTCCGAGGACTGA
- a CDS encoding pyridoxamine 5'-phosphate oxidase family protein — MAEKDPRTHLLERLADVRVAMLTTSEADGRLVTRPMGLQEAEQDGTLWFMTRASSDVADEAAQRPVNVAVQERSFWASVSGHGQVVRDDERKRKYWSAVNESFFGEGSTPEDPQIVLVRVDAESAQYWESAGAVATAVEVVKAKVTGGTAEPGDSTTVEF; from the coding sequence ATGGCTGAGAAGGACCCCCGCACCCACCTGCTCGAGAGGCTGGCCGACGTCCGTGTCGCCATGCTCACCACCTCTGAGGCCGACGGCCGCCTCGTGACCCGCCCCATGGGCCTGCAGGAGGCCGAGCAGGACGGCACCCTGTGGTTCATGACCCGCGCGAGCTCCGACGTCGCCGACGAGGCCGCCCAGCGTCCCGTGAACGTGGCGGTCCAGGAGAGGTCCTTCTGGGCGTCCGTCTCCGGCCACGGCCAGGTGGTCCGTGACGACGAGCGCAAGAGGAAGTACTGGAGCGCCGTCAACGAGTCCTTCTTCGGTGAGGGCTCGACGCCCGAGGATCCGCAGATCGTGCTCGTGCGCGTGGACGCCGAGTCCGCGCAGTACTGGGAATCCGCGGGCGCGGTGGCCACCGCGGTCGAGGTCGTGAAGGCCAAGGTCACCGGTGGCACCGCCGAGCCGGGCGACTCGACGACCGTGGAGTTCTGA
- the rlmN gene encoding 23S rRNA (adenine(2503)-C(2))-methyltransferase RlmN, protein MSDYQPRRPGSKPAPAHRTDRTGKPAFKRPARGMIDESEARQLAEDRERMHRAGVGHQLSAPKRREAAAAERPQVMPKTEGWAQPMGPDGRPQLQFKQPRVSQPPQHLADLTLAERQEKAKEIGLPAFRAKQLSVHYFEHFTTDPEQMTDLPKDKREAIAEAFFPPLLTEVRRMETDRGDTVKFLWRLFDGALVESVLMRYPGRVTLCVSSQAGCGMNCPFCATGQAGLTRNMSTAEIVEQIVRANQVIAAGGLGGKRKDGGHDADRVTNVVFMGMGEPLANYKRVIASVRRMVDPAPEGLGMSARHVTLSTVGLVPAIRKLTEEGIPLTFALSLHAPDDELRDELIPVNSRWKADEAIDAAYDYFVKTGRRVSIEYALIKDMNDHAWRADLLAKKLNARGKGWVHVNPIPLNPTPGSIWTASERDVTREFVDRLNAAGIPTTLRDTRGKEIDGACGQLAAEDED, encoded by the coding sequence ATGTCTGACTACCAGCCCCGCCGCCCCGGCTCGAAGCCCGCCCCCGCCCATCGCACGGACCGCACCGGCAAGCCCGCGTTCAAACGGCCCGCGCGCGGCATGATCGACGAGTCCGAGGCCCGCCAGCTCGCCGAGGACCGCGAGCGCATGCACCGCGCCGGGGTCGGCCACCAGCTCTCCGCGCCGAAGCGCCGCGAGGCCGCGGCCGCCGAGCGCCCCCAGGTGATGCCCAAGACCGAGGGCTGGGCCCAGCCCATGGGACCGGACGGACGCCCGCAGCTGCAGTTCAAGCAGCCGCGGGTCTCCCAGCCGCCGCAGCACCTCGCCGACCTCACCCTGGCCGAGCGCCAGGAGAAGGCGAAGGAGATCGGCCTGCCCGCGTTCCGCGCGAAGCAGCTCTCCGTGCACTACTTCGAGCACTTCACCACGGACCCGGAGCAGATGACGGACCTGCCCAAGGACAAGCGCGAGGCGATCGCCGAGGCGTTCTTCCCGCCGCTGCTCACCGAGGTCCGCCGCATGGAGACCGACCGCGGCGACACGGTGAAGTTCCTCTGGCGGCTCTTCGACGGCGCGCTCGTGGAGTCCGTGCTCATGCGGTACCCGGGGCGTGTGACGCTGTGCGTGTCCAGCCAGGCCGGCTGCGGCATGAACTGCCCGTTCTGCGCCACCGGCCAGGCGGGGCTCACCCGCAACATGTCGACGGCGGAGATCGTCGAGCAGATCGTCCGCGCCAACCAGGTGATCGCCGCGGGCGGCCTCGGCGGCAAGCGCAAGGACGGCGGGCACGACGCCGACCGCGTCACCAATGTGGTGTTCATGGGTATGGGCGAGCCGCTGGCCAACTACAAGCGGGTCATCGCCTCGGTGCGCCGCATGGTGGACCCGGCCCCCGAGGGCCTGGGGATGTCCGCGCGGCACGTCACGCTCTCCACGGTCGGCCTGGTGCCGGCCATCCGCAAGCTGACGGAGGAGGGCATCCCGCTCACCTTCGCGCTCTCCCTCCACGCCCCCGACGACGAGCTGCGCGACGAGCTCATCCCCGTGAACTCGCGGTGGAAGGCGGACGAGGCCATCGACGCCGCCTACGACTACTTCGTGAAGACCGGCCGGCGCGTGTCCATCGAGTACGCGCTGATCAAGGACATGAACGACCACGCATGGCGCGCCGACCTGCTCGCCAAGAAGCTCAACGCGCGCGGCAAGGGCTGGGTGCACGTGAACCCCATCCCGCTGAATCCGACGCCGGGCTCCATCTGGACCGCCTCGGAGCGGGACGTCACCCGCGAGTTCGTGGACCGGCTCAACGCGGCCGGCATCCCCACGACGCTGCGCGACACCCGCGGCAAGGAGATCGACGGCGCATGCGGCCAGCTCGCGGCCGAGGACGAGGACTGA
- a CDS encoding chorismate-binding protein → MCARSALPDVGPAVAGVLDAAASPFADAVVWAQGDVAWRGTGGWTVLLTGRDRLRRLSALWQAAVAGRPDPAAPVRGWISSTFADDSAEPAVLRVPERLARADADGVRGIEQHADGAALAAAAAADPDARLLTGEDFPLPADTAEHAWDDVGYAAGVREVLERLARHGDGAGREPLEKVVISRTLTVPAEDADLWRAVEALRADYPQTWVFAVGGLVGATPEILATRHAGEVSSRVLAGSLPRGATAAEDAALRARLAADERLGHEHRWAARSVVDALAPVVELEDADPAPTVLTLPNVHHLATAVRGRLRDGGGTVLDVVAALHPTAAVGGTPREAAVRLIAEVEPVDRGRYAGPVGWMDETGDGVIALALRCGQQVPGGIRLHAGGGMVPGAVPEEEVVEVGVKLQPMRRALGLR, encoded by the coding sequence ATGTGTGCCCGATCCGCCCTCCCGGACGTCGGCCCGGCCGTGGCCGGCGTGCTCGACGCCGCCGCCTCGCCGTTCGCAGACGCGGTGGTCTGGGCGCAGGGGGACGTCGCATGGCGCGGCACCGGCGGGTGGACGGTGCTCCTGACGGGGCGGGATCGGCTGCGCCGGCTCTCCGCGCTGTGGCAGGCCGCCGTCGCGGGACGGCCGGACCCCGCGGCGCCCGTGCGCGGCTGGATCTCCTCGACCTTCGCCGACGACTCCGCCGAGCCCGCCGTCCTCCGCGTGCCCGAGCGGCTCGCCCGGGCGGATGCGGACGGAGTGCGCGGCATCGAACAGCACGCGGACGGCGCGGCGCTCGCCGCGGCCGCCGCCGCCGATCCGGACGCGCGCCTGCTGACAGGCGAGGATTTCCCCCTGCCCGCGGACACCGCGGAGCACGCGTGGGACGACGTCGGCTACGCCGCCGGGGTGCGGGAGGTCCTGGAACGCCTGGCGCGCCACGGGGACGGGGCCGGGCGGGAGCCGCTCGAGAAGGTCGTCATCAGCCGCACGTTGACGGTGCCGGCCGAGGACGCAGACCTGTGGCGCGCGGTCGAGGCGCTGCGGGCGGACTACCCGCAGACGTGGGTGTTCGCCGTCGGCGGGCTCGTGGGGGCCACCCCGGAGATCCTTGCGACGCGCCACGCGGGCGAGGTCTCCTCGCGCGTGCTGGCCGGCTCCCTGCCGCGGGGTGCGACGGCGGCCGAGGACGCCGCGCTGCGGGCCCGCCTCGCCGCGGACGAGCGCCTCGGCCATGAGCACCGCTGGGCTGCTCGATCGGTGGTGGACGCCCTCGCACCGGTGGTGGAGCTGGAGGACGCGGATCCGGCGCCCACCGTGCTGACCCTGCCCAACGTGCACCACCTGGCCACGGCCGTGCGCGGGCGGCTTCGGGACGGGGGCGGCACCGTCCTGGACGTCGTGGCGGCCCTGCACCCGACGGCGGCGGTCGGCGGCACGCCGCGAGAGGCGGCCGTGCGACTGATCGCCGAGGTCGAGCCCGTGGACCGCGGCCGCTACGCCGGGCCCGTGGGGTGGATGGACGAGACCGGCGACGGCGTGATCGCGCTCGCCCTGCGCTGCGGCCAGCAGGTGCCCGGCGGGATCCGGCTGCACGCCGGCGGCGGCATGGTGCCCGGGGCGGTGCCCGAGGAGGAGGTCGTGGAGGTCGGCGTGAAGCTCCAGCCGATGCGGCGGGCGCTCGGGCTCCGCTGA
- a CDS encoding protein-tyrosine-phosphatase: protein MCPIPPDPDAAPRAPEDGAPLDAVADQPSEAAPHGMPARVLEREAVRLHARYPEVGDVATARTVLAESYATLSATSRHPEMLATTSVRHAADRLRAMAIAQGSIESRHPRVLFVCHGNAGRSQMAAALLENRSAGAVKARSAGTSPAGEIIPTALDAMTEAGIPLHHAYPKGLDEDVLRTTELVVLFDGADPFEIPAGAEVRRWSVPSIRGLGIEQVRSVRDALDLQVRELIADLEERAAA from the coding sequence ATGTGCCCCATCCCCCCGGATCCCGACGCCGCTCCCCGCGCCCCCGAGGACGGCGCCCCGCTCGACGCCGTCGCCGACCAGCCCTCGGAGGCGGCGCCGCACGGGATGCCCGCCCGCGTGCTGGAGCGCGAGGCCGTGCGCCTGCACGCGCGGTACCCGGAGGTGGGCGACGTGGCGACGGCGCGCACCGTGCTGGCCGAGTCCTACGCCACGCTGTCCGCCACGAGCCGTCACCCGGAGATGCTCGCGACCACCTCGGTGCGCCACGCGGCCGACCGGCTGCGCGCCATGGCGATCGCGCAGGGCAGCATCGAGTCGCGCCACCCCCGCGTGCTCTTCGTGTGCCACGGCAACGCCGGCCGCTCGCAGATGGCCGCGGCCCTGCTGGAGAACCGCTCCGCCGGTGCGGTGAAGGCCCGCTCCGCCGGCACCTCCCCCGCGGGCGAGATCATCCCCACCGCGCTGGACGCCATGACCGAGGCGGGCATCCCCCTGCACCACGCCTACCCCAAGGGGCTGGACGAGGACGTCCTGCGGACGACCGAGCTGGTGGTGCTCTTCGACGGTGCGGACCCGTTCGAGATCCCCGCGGGCGCGGAGGTCCGCCGCTGGTCCGTCCCCTCCATCCGCGGCCTCGGAATCGAGCAGGTGCGGAGCGTGCGGGACGCCCTCGACCTCCAGGTGCGCGAGCTGATCGCCGACCTGGAGGAGCGGGCCGCCGCCTGA
- a CDS encoding metal-sensitive transcriptional regulator: protein MNSESAGTSACHAVDPCEGPEPPHAVHRDRDAHLKRLRRIEGQVRGIHRMVEEDVYCIDVLTQVAAVTKALQALSLNLTSEHLRHCVAEAAVQAEAQGRTDLIDEKVAEATAAIGRLLR from the coding sequence GTGAACAGCGAATCCGCCGGCACCTCCGCGTGCCACGCCGTCGACCCGTGCGAGGGCCCCGAGCCGCCCCACGCCGTCCACCGTGACAGGGACGCGCACCTGAAGCGGCTGCGCCGCATCGAGGGGCAGGTCCGCGGCATCCACCGCATGGTGGAGGAGGACGTGTACTGCATCGACGTCCTCACTCAGGTCGCCGCCGTCACGAAGGCCCTGCAGGCCCTGAGCCTCAACCTCACCTCGGAGCACCTGCGCCACTGCGTGGCGGAGGCCGCCGTGCAGGCGGAGGCGCAGGGCCGCACCGACCTCATCGACGAGAAGGTCGCGGAGGCCACGGCCGCCATCGGGCGGCTGCTGCGCTGA
- a CDS encoding heavy-metal-associated domain-containing protein, whose product MTTTDLKITGMTCGHCVASVTEELGELPGVTAVDVDLVKGGASTATVTSESDLDPAAVRAAVEEAGYQIVEG is encoded by the coding sequence ATGACCACCACCGACCTGAAGATCACCGGCATGACCTGCGGCCACTGCGTCGCGTCCGTGACGGAGGAGCTCGGCGAGCTCCCCGGCGTGACCGCCGTGGACGTGGACCTCGTCAAGGGCGGCGCGTCCACCGCCACCGTGACCTCCGAGTCCGACCTCGACCCCGCCGCCGTGCGCGCCGCCGTCGAGGAGGCCGGCTACCAGATCGTGGAGGGCTGA
- a CDS encoding heavy metal translocating P-type ATPase produces the protein MLSTGGRRVDLDVSGMTCASCVGRVERKLGKIDGVEASVNLPLERATVTAPEGVSDAELIAAVEKAGYTARVRDDPHARPAVTTAPTPGAEPTADAGAMEDAGHAGGPAGSSTGHHAARGDRPGHADHDHVNHLEHGPREDVLRPRLIGAALLSLPVLLISMVPALQFPHWGWAALALSAPVVFWAAWPFHSAAVRAGRHGSSTMDTLVSVGVLVSWGYSAIELLLDPGMTAHVGGGMAAMMHHSLYFETAAVITTFLLLGRWLEARAKREAGAALRALLDLGAAQATLLPGWDSADDGDGPSGDRLAERVVPAEQVNPGDVVVVRPGEKVPSDAVVLEGASAVDASLLTGESVPVEVGPGDEVTGATLNTSGRLIARVTRTGADTTLAQMGRLVSDAQTGKARVARLADRISAVFVPVVLALAVLTFAVWLLVTGGDVAPALRAGVAVLVIACPCALGLATPVGLLAGTGRASQLGILIRGPEVLEDTRTVDTLVLDKTGTVTEGRMRLAAVRPVSVDEAGASPDASVRGTGAPGAAAHPAEDRVLALAAAVETGSEHPIARAIVDGARERGLDLAAVQDFASTPGGGVTGVVEGRRVAVGRGPVIDDALGGPIPAEHAEAFAAAESAGATAVWVAVDGRLAGIVSVTDTVKPSSAAAIARLKDLGLRPLLVTGDNAAVAAQVGAAVGIAPEDVVAGVRPEDKVDVVRRLQAEGRVVAMVGDGVNDAPALAAADMGIAMGSGTDVAREAAQITVLGDDLDQVVQALELSRRTLAIIRMNLFWAFAYNVLGIPIAALGLLNPMIAGGAMAASSVLVVLNSLRLTRYGR, from the coding sequence GTGCTCAGCACCGGCGGGCGCCGCGTGGACCTCGACGTCTCCGGCATGACATGCGCCTCGTGCGTCGGCCGGGTGGAGCGCAAGCTCGGGAAGATCGACGGCGTCGAGGCCTCGGTGAACCTGCCCCTCGAGCGGGCCACCGTCACCGCGCCCGAGGGCGTGAGCGACGCCGAGCTGATCGCCGCCGTCGAGAAGGCCGGATACACGGCGCGGGTGCGCGATGACCCGCACGCGCGGCCCGCCGTCACCACGGCCCCCACCCCGGGCGCGGAGCCGACCGCGGACGCCGGCGCCATGGAGGACGCGGGGCACGCCGGAGGCCCCGCGGGTTCCAGCACCGGCCACCACGCAGCTCGCGGCGATCGCCCCGGCCACGCGGACCACGACCACGTGAACCACCTGGAGCACGGCCCGCGGGAGGACGTGCTGCGCCCACGGCTGATCGGGGCGGCCCTGCTGAGCCTGCCCGTCCTGCTGATCTCCATGGTCCCGGCGCTGCAGTTCCCGCACTGGGGCTGGGCGGCGCTCGCACTCTCCGCGCCGGTGGTGTTCTGGGCGGCCTGGCCGTTCCACTCCGCCGCCGTCCGCGCGGGCCGCCACGGCAGCTCCACCATGGACACCCTCGTGTCCGTGGGCGTGCTCGTCTCGTGGGGCTACTCCGCGATCGAGCTGCTGCTCGACCCGGGCATGACCGCCCACGTGGGCGGCGGCATGGCCGCGATGATGCACCACAGCCTCTACTTCGAGACCGCGGCGGTCATCACCACCTTCCTGCTGCTGGGCCGCTGGCTCGAGGCCCGCGCCAAGCGGGAGGCCGGCGCCGCCCTGCGCGCCCTCCTGGACCTCGGCGCGGCCCAGGCCACCCTGCTCCCCGGCTGGGACAGCGCCGACGACGGCGACGGCCCCTCCGGCGACCGCCTCGCCGAGCGCGTGGTCCCCGCAGAGCAGGTGAACCCCGGCGACGTCGTCGTGGTCCGCCCGGGCGAGAAGGTCCCCTCCGACGCGGTGGTGCTCGAGGGCGCCTCCGCCGTGGACGCCTCCCTGCTCACCGGCGAGTCCGTGCCCGTGGAGGTCGGCCCCGGGGACGAGGTCACGGGCGCCACCCTGAACACCTCCGGCCGCCTGATCGCACGCGTCACCCGCACCGGCGCGGACACGACGCTCGCCCAGATGGGCCGCCTCGTCTCGGACGCACAGACCGGCAAGGCCCGCGTCGCCCGCCTGGCGGACCGCATCTCGGCCGTGTTCGTGCCCGTCGTCCTGGCGCTGGCCGTGCTCACGTTCGCCGTGTGGCTGCTCGTCACCGGCGGCGACGTGGCCCCCGCCCTGCGTGCCGGCGTCGCCGTGCTGGTGATCGCGTGCCCGTGCGCGCTCGGCCTCGCCACCCCCGTGGGACTGCTGGCCGGCACCGGCCGCGCCTCCCAGCTGGGCATCCTCATCCGCGGCCCCGAAGTCCTCGAGGACACCCGCACGGTGGACACCCTCGTGCTGGACAAGACCGGCACCGTGACCGAGGGCCGCATGCGCCTGGCCGCCGTCCGCCCCGTCTCCGTGGACGAAGCGGGAGCCTCTCCAGACGCCTCCGTGCGCGGGACGGGAGCCCCCGGCGCCGCCGCGCACCCGGCCGAGGACCGCGTCCTCGCGCTCGCCGCGGCCGTGGAGACCGGCTCCGAGCACCCGATCGCCCGTGCGATCGTCGACGGCGCCCGCGAGCGCGGCCTCGATCTCGCCGCCGTGCAGGACTTCGCCTCCACCCCGGGCGGCGGCGTGACCGGCGTGGTCGAGGGCCGCCGCGTGGCCGTGGGACGTGGACCCGTGATCGACGACGCCCTCGGCGGCCCGATCCCCGCCGAGCACGCGGAGGCCTTCGCGGCCGCCGAGTCCGCCGGCGCCACCGCCGTGTGGGTGGCCGTGGACGGCCGGCTCGCCGGGATCGTCTCCGTGACGGACACCGTGAAGCCCTCCTCCGCGGCCGCGATCGCCCGGCTCAAGGACCTGGGCCTGCGCCCGCTGCTGGTGACCGGTGACAACGCCGCGGTGGCCGCCCAGGTGGGCGCCGCCGTCGGGATCGCACCCGAGGACGTGGTGGCCGGCGTCCGCCCCGAGGACAAGGTGGACGTGGTCCGCCGCCTGCAGGCCGAGGGCCGCGTGGTCGCCATGGTGGGCGACGGCGTCAACGACGCCCCCGCGCTCGCCGCCGCGGACATGGGGATCGCGATGGGCTCGGGGACGGACGTGGCCCGCGAGGCCGCGCAGATCACCGTGCTCGGCGACGACCTGGACCAGGTGGTGCAGGCGCTCGAGCTGAGCCGGAGGACTCTCGCCATCATCCGGATGAACCTGTTCTGGGCGTTCGCCTACAACGTGCTCGGCATCCCGATTGCGGCATTGGGCCTGCTGAACCCGATGATCGCCGGCGGCGCGATGGCGGCCTCGAGCGTGCTCGTGGTGCTGAACTCCCTGCGGCTCACGCGCTACGGGCGCTGA
- a CDS encoding DUF4259 domain-containing protein has product MSTWGIHVFENDAAQELVDEVLDGTFRLDEYRGTFRSEEDEDFIPADPGARLLAMGAILRVADDSEAPAAAALEEIAGTDELDLSTFRAQFSDEDVLTLHELIGVVLREPASSELFERWEESGEHEEWLAVSRAAAVPN; this is encoded by the coding sequence ATGAGCACCTGGGGAATCCACGTCTTCGAGAACGACGCCGCGCAGGAGCTGGTGGACGAGGTCCTGGACGGGACCTTCCGGCTCGACGAGTACCGCGGCACCTTCCGCTCGGAGGAGGATGAGGACTTCATCCCCGCGGACCCCGGCGCCCGGCTCCTCGCCATGGGTGCGATCCTGCGGGTGGCGGACGACTCCGAGGCCCCCGCGGCAGCCGCCCTCGAGGAGATCGCCGGCACGGACGAGCTGGACCTCTCCACCTTCCGGGCCCAGTTCTCCGACGAGGACGTCCTGACCCTGCACGAGCTGATCGGCGTCGTGCTGCGCGAGCCGGCCTCCTCCGAGCTGTTCGAGCGCTGGGAGGAGTCCGGCGAGCACGAGGAGTGGCTCGCGGTCTCCCGCGCGGCCGCCGTCCCGAACTGA
- a CDS encoding SRPBCC family protein, which translates to MSTEPTPSASPETPATSPSEQSEPGASSSSAALPRAAAQAAWPTRVEVGERQVAYRLTVDAPAEELWAALADPHRHHEVDGSGTVKPKVSGPHRLAVGDRFTVAMKKYGVPYRMTLTTTASEPDRLIEWAHPGGHRWRWEFLDNGDGTTEVTEIFDYSWTRPAVGKALETLRLTKDNARGIQASLTRLAARHL; encoded by the coding sequence ATGAGCACCGAGCCGACCCCCTCCGCGAGCCCCGAGACCCCCGCGACCTCCCCGTCCGAACAGAGCGAGCCGGGCGCATCGTCGTCGTCCGCCGCCCTGCCCCGTGCCGCGGCGCAGGCGGCGTGGCCCACGCGCGTCGAGGTCGGCGAGCGCCAGGTGGCCTACCGGCTCACCGTGGACGCCCCCGCCGAGGAGCTGTGGGCTGCGCTGGCCGACCCGCACCGGCACCACGAGGTGGACGGTTCGGGGACCGTGAAGCCGAAGGTCAGCGGGCCGCACCGGCTGGCCGTGGGCGACCGGTTCACCGTCGCCATGAAGAAGTACGGGGTGCCGTACCGGATGACGCTGACCACCACGGCCTCCGAGCCGGACCGCCTGATCGAGTGGGCGCACCCGGGCGGGCACCGCTGGCGCTGGGAGTTCCTGGACAACGGGGACGGCACCACGGAGGTCACCGAGATCTTCGACTACTCCTGGACGCGCCCCGCCGTGGGGAAGGCGCTCGAGACGCTGCGGCTCACCAAGGACAACGCCCGCGGCATCCAGGCCAGCCTCACGCGGCTGGCGGCCCGCCACCTCTGA
- a CDS encoding antibiotic biosynthesis monooxygenase, translating into MSAATPSGPVREMVELHVAEGAEEAFETAVAEAAALFRDRDATSFELVRQVEDPLCYRLIIGWRRLEDHTVGFRESDAFPAWRALVTPHLAEPPAATHWTTAHGAF; encoded by the coding sequence ATGAGCGCCGCGACGCCGTCGGGGCCGGTCCGCGAGATGGTCGAGCTGCACGTGGCCGAGGGTGCCGAGGAGGCATTCGAGACCGCCGTCGCCGAGGCCGCCGCGCTGTTCCGGGACAGGGACGCCACGTCCTTCGAGCTGGTCCGACAGGTGGAGGACCCCCTGTGCTACCGGCTGATCATCGGGTGGCGCCGCCTCGAGGACCACACCGTGGGCTTCCGCGAGTCGGACGCGTTCCCGGCCTGGCGTGCCCTCGTCACACCGCACCTGGCGGAGCCGCCGGCGGCCACGCACTGGACGACGGCGCACGGCGCCTTCTGA
- a CDS encoding hotdog fold thioesterase, whose product MTETPQSSPGQSRDEILTRLEEIYANDPAVREHGVTLGEVAEGRVVLHRDVTADMVNSHEICHGGFLFHLADSALAYCVATFSAAPVTRRAEITYVAPARLGAHLVATARHSVEFGRDRMIEVGIEADGQLVAWFTGHSTSPRPRA is encoded by the coding sequence ATGACTGAGACCCCCCAGAGCTCGCCCGGCCAGAGCCGGGACGAGATCCTCACCCGCCTCGAGGAGATCTACGCGAACGACCCCGCGGTGCGCGAGCACGGCGTCACCCTCGGTGAGGTGGCCGAGGGCCGCGTGGTGCTGCACCGCGACGTCACTGCGGACATGGTGAACTCCCACGAGATCTGCCACGGCGGCTTCCTGTTCCACCTCGCGGACTCGGCGCTGGCCTACTGCGTCGCCACGTTCAGTGCGGCCCCCGTGACCCGACGCGCGGAGATCACCTACGTGGCGCCGGCCCGCCTGGGCGCGCACCTCGTGGCGACCGCCCGCCATTCGGTGGAGTTCGGCCGTGACCGCATGATCGAGGTCGGCATCGAGGCGGACGGCCAGCTCGTCGCCTGGTTCACCGGCCACTCCACGAGCCCGAGGCCGCGCGCATGA